In Uranotaenia lowii strain MFRU-FL chromosome 2, ASM2978415v1, whole genome shotgun sequence, one genomic interval encodes:
- the LOC129741116 gene encoding fibrinogen C domain-containing protein 1-like, which translates to MYRRHVTLLLVWSLQLCSASDSGDPRPCDKKLAKPNDEFEVASIKSPVKVQCEQSLESGGWIVIHSRFDGTVDFYRTWNDYKNGFGELTGEFWLGFDVIHAVTSLWPCELMVTMVDYSGTEKFAKYSKFAVGDENDNFQLTSLGVYSGTAGDSLKKSLSGPFGTSDRSVRDKKNCAVNYHAAWWHANPPKCDFARFVLIILSFINIFLYILISSNLNGLYPDGIERGISWNHMMWKSFTDDTKGLKTVKMMIRPIDPEDPTTTVAPEQPTPKPEVEQSAPEAKSPEPSTEVPEAEKTTLLAPPESLQPEDNKSGGEEPEPEKTITEAVITEAPLEEKLDPRPPKDAVTEEPKLKPEATRKPVPVNLPASVDPKDLAALEKFSNGYQCNRKRF; encoded by the coding sequence ATGTATCGCAGACACGTTACATTACTTCTAGTGTGGAGCCTTCAACTCTGTTCAGCATCCGACTCCGGAGACCCGCGACCATGTGATAAAAAGTTGGCAAAGCCGAACGATGAATTCGAAGTTGCATCTATCAAAAGTCCTGTCAAAGTACAATGTGAGCAATCGCTCGAAAGCGGAGGCTGGATTGTGATTCATTCTCGCTTCGATGGAACCGTTGATTTCTACCGGACCTGGAATGATTATAAAAACGGTTTTGGAGAGCTGACAGGCGAATTTTGGCTTGGATTCGATGTTATCCATGCGGTGACCAGTTTATGGCCTTGTGAACTTATGGTGACTATGGTTGATTATAGTGGAACCGAAAAGTTTGCAAAATACAGTAAATTCGCTGTGGGTGATGAAAATGATAACTTTCAACTCACTAGCCTTGGAGTTTACTCCGGAACTGCTGGAGATTCCCTTAAGAAATCTCTCAGCGGGCCATTCGGAACATCAGATAGATCCGTTAGAGACAAAAAGAACTGTGCCGTTAATTATCATGCCGCATGGTGGCATGCTAATCCGCCAAAATGTGATTTTGCGAGGTTTGTATTAATCATTTTgagttttatcaatatttttctgTACATTttaatttccagcaatttgaatggATTATACCCAGACGGAATAGAAAGAGGAATTAGTTGGAATCATATGATGTGGAAATCTTTTACCGACGATACAAAAGGACTGAAGACTGTCAAAATGATGATTCGTCCAATTGACCCCGAAGATCCAACCACAACGGTTGCGCCAGAGCAACCTACTCCAAAACCTGAAGTTGAACAATCAGCTCCAGAGGCAAAATCCCCAGAGCCTTCAACTGAAGTACCAGAAGCGGAAAAAACAACTTTGCTAGCTCCTCCTGAATCCTTGCAACCGGAAGACAACAAATCTGGTGGCGAAGAGCCGGAACCCGAAAAAACTATAACCGAAGCGGTAATTACAGAAGCACCATTGGAGGAAAAGTTAGACCCTAGACCTCCCAAAGATGCAGTTACGGAAGAACCAAAATTAAAGCCGGAAGCCACCAGAAAGCCGGTACCAGTAAATTTGCCAGCATCGGTGGATCCGAAGGACCTAGCAGCCCTAGAGAAATTTTCTAACGGTTATCAATGCAACCGAAAACGGTTCTAG